Below is a window of Malus domestica chromosome 13, GDT2T_hap1 DNA.
taagaatctctggccagagtatgaatgagatttaggaagtcgttccaaatcacattcaaggtaatcatataagtaaatgaatcacattggatagtagacatgaataaactatcaaactaaacaatgtggtcaagagtattgtattagagaaataccgtattgcattgtaatcctaaactgaataggttctccacctcttctgattagcttgggtaaccatgacatactactaggtgtcactcatggtttgtggaagccctaaacgtgtataatcactaaagggagaattgaaagtaagtttcaattcacaatcgatttgaaagagttctaatcgcccactgcctcgctaaaaggaacctaatggatcgtacaccgtgtaaggtagagattgaagaaacaacggagatgagtaaggataattaaatggtttaattatttatttatggctagaattaattaatatgttaattaatcaaacgaataagttcgttatagacctagggttagttttgggccgcaaggcccaatgggatttgaatggcaagcccattaactcaagttgtatgacaacttgaataaacaaagggcttgaaagcccaataaacccttaaggccggccatttagaggagggtagtgaacttgctttaataacaagtttgccactccaatgaaggaaggtataaatatgactttatagccaaaattcatttaaggtttttttgaggaaattggagagaacacaaagctctcctttctctctaaagaggccggccacccttggagggattagctagtaatctttctcttccaaggtcactcatctcttcttcacatcttaccttggtgtggagacttagaggttctcaattttgggaacttggagaaacctattcttccatccaaatccatggatctaagaagcaaggaatgaaggccctatctcttgggtgattatcctttgcttttgcaaagaggaatctacaaaggtataaatttctcaactcactttcttttgagttgagtcttggttcaccaatctactaggctttgaatttaatgggtaatgttttgttttgagtgcatgcaagcatgattccgcctttaatttgttaattgcatgctatagatgttgctcaaatgaacatgtttttcacaaaatttccttcattttcaattttcaaagggcctagtgttgaccctaaaaattacAAAGTCTACGTGGCATGTAGGCCAAGTAACTGTgagctaactatgtccttctTGTGAATGCGAGCGTGCCAACTCGCGGTTGAGCTCAGTCAGGCGAGTAAAATATATGTGACGGGGGTGGCAAATGTCAAGGGAAACTTTTGTCTAACTTAGAACATTTGAGCAACACATGCATAAAATTAACTATTAAAGATGGCATGAACTCAAAAGAAATTCTAAATTTGCTGAAATTCAAGTCCTAGTGTTGGTAAACCAAGACTCTTtataaattaaagagaaaagagTTTTGAGCTCTCATACCCttaaagctcatccttgtttacacaagatTATCACCCAAGTGGAGTGCCCTCAAGTTCACTCCAAACTCCATGGATGCCTCCTTGTGTTTTGGATCTTCTCTCCTTGAAAAtttgctcctttgcttcttgaGGATTTGATAAAAAAGAATCTCCAAAGCTTCCAAATTTGAAAGCCTCCTaatctccacaccaaggatgtagTGTGAACACAAGATGGATAGTCTAGAGTAAGAAATattgctagctattttcctGTAGATGGATAGCCtccttagagagaaaaggagagttGTTGTGCCCCcaaatttcttttcaaaaaaacCCCAATGAGTTTTGGCTATAAAGCCACTTGTATACCCACTTCCAAGTGAATGGCAAGCTTGTACGTAAGCCACTTCCTTCTTATGGCTAGCATCCCTCATTAGTTGGGTTAAGTgcccatttttttttagttgttgcacaacttaaacataatgggccatTATTGACCAAACCCATTTGGATTACAGAACACGAAACTAACTTAAAGTCCAATATGAAACATTTCGTAtgattaattaaccaattattTTATCTTGACCATGcttaattaaactatttaattactTACCCATCTCATTGATATTTCTTCACATTCATCCTTATACGATGTACGATTCATTACATTTCAATCAGCGAGGCAATGGTCGATTTTAACTCTTAACAGTTGATTGCGAAATTGAAATAAcattcaattctccctttgttaAAGATTAGTGATTGCTAATCTTCGGGAATTccacaaaaccatgagggacacctaacagtatgtcatggctacccaagcttaGAATTGGTTGGATAACCTATTCGACttgggattacaatgcaatacggtctttctctacaTCAATACTCTTGATGACATTGTTTGGTTGATAGTCTATTCATGTCTACTCTTCAATGTGATTCTCTTGTCTATATGATTACATTGAATGTGATTTGAGATgtacttcctaaatctcattcatgtGCTCTGATGAGAGACTCTTAATCATattatagagtattctcccttaacaatttgaaggttagagatctcttGTTGTACactcacttgcctccatgactaggTAGTTTAACCCAACGATGTCATGGACACTCTCAAATGGAATATCTTtaacataataaaaaattaaggaCCTAGCCATAAAACAaatattgagcacctacatagtTATCTTGGTGTCATTCACACCAAtaactcgagactagtcactctttaGGGAGAAAACATAGTACAGACATATCTATCCAGACTGTCAATGCCAAATTAGCAATCATATGATCATGAACATTTAGGATATTTGTATGAAAGCGAAAGATCTTATGAATCTAACTTTTTATATCACATCTTTTACCCACAtgttccttggacttatcgtttaagcatataacgtTTAATGAGATGCTTTAAACAATAACATTTGCCCTtacattaaactagattagtttaacatgtgaaatgttcatATATTATCTCATGttgctttagggcacattttttaaaatctcccacttgcactaaagccaATCAACTGTGTTTAGTGATGACACCTTTTAAGATGTCATTCCAAAGATAGTTGAATAATAGGCTAGACAACGGTTATCTATATTATCCTTAGGAGCAACCTTGAGATTAGCGATGTCACCATTATACacaattctcaatcatgtggtttagtctctcaatGGTGTTTGGAACCTAATGAGACCTTGATTCActagcttgagctatcgccctatTAATGTCTTAGTGAGGGTGCAATAACGATATTTTATAAATTAGTTTAACATATGAAATGTTTGTAAAATATCATCTCATGATTGGCTTTagagcacatttccaacaaaatgcGTTGCTAACTTCTGTACCTAAGCGATTGCAACTGAGGAAGTAACACCTCTCGGCTTAGGGGGTTTTAGAACCTAAAGACAAGGTTGCTTAATTAATTGTGAAGTTCAGGCCCTTTTGCATCAGGTTTGATAGCTTAAACTATATTTGTGAGAATATAATTGCGTCAGATTGGTATCAAATTGTATGGGCAAATATACTTAAAGGAGATGAGTGTTTTTGTGATAAATGGTGGTTTGGCTGCCTAAATGTCGAACTACGAAATGCACATGGGACTAACCATATAGAACATCTCAGTTCACCGAGAAGCTAATGAAGTGACCTCTTTAggcaaacaaattaaaaactcTTTGCTGGCCTAGACGAATAAATAACTAACCAACTAGAAGTAATGTCGTTTACttgtccaaactgaagatgcttCTAAGTCTACTTGATTTATAGCTCCAGTGCTATTTacccaaactgaagatgtcaccGGTTGTCAACATAGTGATGTTtccttatccaaactgaagatgtgttgacaAGAGAGGTAGGATAATTAGTATTTTTCTTAGGGTTCTGAGAAGGGTTTTACATAAAGTGAGGATTTTCTCGTAAAACGCTTTGAGTTGTTTGTTAATTTGAAGAGGCTTCTCACATTGAATAACCACTTCTATATGGATTTCGTGTAATTAGGTCTGCCAAGGTAGAATCCTGATAGGACTATGCTTACTCGGCAATCACCTAGATATCATCTCTTTAACCTTTTAATCCCTTCTTTAGCCAAAACTCAAACTCTATCCGATTTTAGCTTCTTCGAATTGGACAAAGATTTCTGAACCTAGTTCCTTTGTGCACTTGATTCATTCTTATCTGATCAACCATAGGTTTTGATTCATGGAATAATTCGAATCTTATTAGAAAACCAAACTGATTCTTGGCAATTTTAATTTAACCAGGACTCGACTGAGCTACGCCAGAGTCTGACCCTTTAAGAGTTCTACTTCCATTAGGACTTGATCAAATTAATGCTCTTCCGAGCTGGGAGCCAACTGGCCTGAAGAATCATTATTGGGCGAATCATGGCCTTTCAACTTGGTTATCCCttctgccacttagtactatgacctagtgatattcatcttcacttacaaatgagaGGTATTAGgctcgattctcgccaaaggcaaatttggactatattattgctaactcattgtgatgCTAAGCTCAGCCTTTAATGGAAATAAtactgtttgttaaaaaaaaaaaaaaaacaaactcgGTTTTCCACCCTCGGTCCAAACCCTATATGTCACGACCAAGCGCCCAGATGGGGAAACTCTTTGTTTTAACTGTGAGAAGAGAATCCGTTACAATTTTCCATGGCTTACAGTTACAGCACAGATGAATCAAAATGGTTAAGAGCCACCATAACCTTTGCGCTTGTAGCGCTCTCCGCCTCCACCGCCTTTTCTTGTAATTTCTCTTTCTTGTAGTTCATCTTACTGCATTGCATTTGGGTTCTTGTAAtttatctttcttttggtttttaacagtgtatttgttgaaaagaaaatcaagggaTTTGGATTCCAAGATTGGTGAGCTCCAGAAATCTCTCAAGGCTTCCTCAGACATATGTGGTGCCGAACGGCAAGGTCGAATTCGGGCTCAGCAGGTACACTCTCCAGCAGTGATTCTGCATTTAATTGAGCTGGTTTATTTCATATACATTTGTGATTGGAAATTTGGTTGGTTGTTGTCCGGACAGTACCTTAACTATTTGCCTATGTTGTTGTACTTCATTACGTAATCGTTTAGGGATTTGCCTGGATCATGATTGTGTTCATTTCAGTCCATAGGCGTATCCGGAAGTAACATTGATCGTAGCGTTGGCATTTCACATGTCATTCGCGTTTTTTCTCGGCTTGCTAATTCTTTATCATTTTGTATTTGGAGGCTTTGAGAGAAGCGCTGACGCAACCTAAGTTGGATAGTTTGGAGCTGACTTCTTACCCCATGGCACCTATTGGTGTCGTCCAGTCATGCTTCTCTACCAGGTATTTTGGGTGGACAAAGTTTGGTATTCCGACTTAAAGATCTTTGTTTCTCATCACTTGACTGTATGTTCATATATCATCTGTCTATCAATATGATACAATTGCGCCCAAAGTGATTGAGTGGGTGGGTATATAGCTAGATCTGATCACTAGAATTGTTTACTCATCACTAGAATTGTTTACTCCTCATGAAGTGGTTGAAGAAATCTGATGCTAATCAAGGAACTAAAGTACAAAGAGAAAACAGACCGACCAATACTGATATCCAAATTATCTGATTTTCCAAAACCGATGATTGAGTTAATAGGTTTcatttgtcttttcctttgagtAAAATGGTAGTTTTCAAAACGCTCTGTCCCTTCGATTTTAAGTATGTACAGAAATCAAATTATGGTGAAAACTTTCAGCAGTGCTAGAAAAAATTCTATTTCCTTTGGGCTTAGTAGCACCTATCTCCTTCTAAATCTAAAGGGTTGAGGTTGAGTTCTGGGTTCCATCCCCAGTGGAtgtgttggatttttatcctGTCACTTGTCAGAGCAAAAGGAGTCATATAGATAAATTAAACATTGCAGTTGAAATTATTAGAATAAGGTTTATCGTAGAGTTAAAGTAACATGTTGCACACCTATACACACACGCGCGCAGTTTACACTGGTGCATGAATGGGATATTCAGCCACCTTTAGTTTGCAGTTGCACCTTGGGAATGCTTGGTTTCTCAGGGCTTAAGGTCTGCTCATTTTCAAGCTATCCCATCTTTGGTTGCCAGAAGTTCTTTGCATTTGTTTGTCTATatattgataaaataaaaagctTTTCAAAAAGTGCATATTTGTTTGGGAAAAGTAAGAATGTGCACATTTGTTGTGCATGCAAGGTTTCTTTAATGTCACATTGATGATCTTTCACTTTTTAATTGTGCAGGAATGGGACCCCTCGACAACCTCTACTTGTTCCTCTTTCCAGGGCCTGTTTGATTTTTAATTCAGCTCGTGTTCCTCCAGCATCGCTTGAGGGTCTTGGAGAATATTCTCACTGCTGGGTTATATATGTTTTCCATCTAAATACAAATCTGGAGAAGCTTTGGAAGGATCCGACTACGTCAAGGTTCAAGGCCAAGGTGTGTGTGCCTCTGAGTATGGTATACTACTGTCTTTGCCTTCGGTGATTAGCTATTCTTTTTAACTTTGTGGAAAGGTCGACTGGATGAATAGGTGAGGGTACCAAGACTAAACGGTGAAAGGAGGGGAGTCTTTGCGACACGATCTCCACACAGGCCATGCCCCATTGGACTCACTGTTGCCAAGGTAGGGTTATACTACTGCTGAATAGATCTTTTTATAGTGactcaaaaaaaaagaaaaaaaaatatcaacatTCTGCGTTAGACTAATACTGAACCTTGGTTGTGGAAGTGAAGTTTTTCAAAAACTATCAAAACTCAGTAATCTCACACAATTGGAAACCCATCTAATAGCTTcgttctttttctctttttgttctttcttttggtttttcttgAGGGAATACTTACATCATGAATATATAGCCTTGCATCAAATATATATGTCTTAGACCTATCCACCAATTACCAATTGGTTTTTGATTGAATGCTCTAATTATAACATGGTATCATAGCCTTGGTTTGCAGGTACAGGGTTCTaaaactcaatccccattcccccacttctttcttggtttgcaAGGTGCAGGGAGGGGCTGCACCCATATGTTGCAGGGTGGGGCTGCACCCATATATTACAAGGTCGGGGGCACCCAAATGTTTTTCTCTCTCCCTATCTACACTCAGGATGGGGCTACACGTGAGGAAGGACACCTTAATATACATTAAGCTATTGGGTCTAGTCGTTCTCTAACATCGTATTATAGTTATGCATCCTGTGTGTTAGGCCAActattttacatttttaactttacTCTTTACTCTCCAAGTTCCTTTCCGGCATTTAGAGAAGTGGCGTGAGGTATGCGGAATAATGTATTAGGTGTTGGGTTTTTTCAGCCCATGATAAGTTGTCCCGAGTCTATCAGGAATTATAGTTttagaggattaaattgtttaCCCAGTTGaagttgttttcccaattggagttgttttcccaattgaaGTTGTTTATCCAATTTAAATTGTTTACCCAATTGaagttgttttcccaattggattTGTTTTCCCAACTGGAGTTGTTTACCCAATTTaagttgttttcccaattgaaGTTGGTTTCTCAAGTGGGGAAGGATTCATAACtagattccaattaggattagtaatgcttattgaagaagacctttcCTATGTCTATATAAACAGGCTATTGCACTAGTTTTGAATTGGAGCAAAATAATAAGTTGTATACCACTCAAGGAGTTAGAGTGTGACAATATTGTGAGGGCAAAGTATgtgcgagagaaaagaaagagataagagtatttcttgttcttgttttttcaGGTTTTTCATCAAGTCTTAATCCTAGAGACTTGGCAAGATTATCCGTTGTATtcattattgatatagtgaaagaCTAATGTTGTTAACCCGTGGACATAGGCACATATAGCCGAACCACATTAGTTCTTAGTGTtttttatcttggttattttGTTTTCGATTTCCCGAGTTTGTTCTTTTTTATTCATTCTTAAATGTGATATTCACAACATTAGGTTTAATTCCTTTTTGTTGTCATATAaccattttaattatttttactcTATAAAACCGTTTTGTTTGTGTTCTTATCTTAAAGTTAAAGTTTGActgcatataaaaaaaaaaaattgaaaatatgcTTATGAAAAAGAGAAAGTCTGGAGTCTTATAAAAATATACTGTGTACTTTAGGTGGAAGCTGTACACAGGAGTATGCTTCTACTCTCTGGTGTGGATTTGGTTGATGGGACAGTAAGTTTTACAATTTTTATCTCAACTGGCCACatccattttctttttgttctgattttttttttcaaatcaaacTTACTTGGTTTAGTTTTATTGACAGCCAGTACTTGATGTCAAACCTTATCTCCCCTACAGTGACAGCATCCAAGGAGCAAGAGTGCCAAAGTGGTTAACGGTATCATTTCCGTTGCCTTTCAGGAATTTGTGAATCTTTATAGTTTCGTGACATACAAGATAAGAGATTGTCCATTAAACTCATCAAGAAGTTTTGGATATTAAACTTGGGAGGTTGAAAGTCAAGTGATGTGTAGTTATCAGACGTTCATACAGTATAGACTATTGGTGCATAAGCTGCAGGATACAAACTCTCCCGTTCAGTTGAGAGTTGGTTTGCAGTATGGATTCTTGTTCAGTTTGACtgataaaaggtcgtacccagtgcacaaggctcccgctttacgcagggtctgagagaggtgaatgtcggctagccttacccccattttatggagaggctgctcccaagtctcgaacccgagacctatcgctcatgggcgaaggcacttgccatcgcaccaagtgcgacctctttgtTCAGTTTGACTGATACTTGGACCAAAACCTTCAAATATCTATTATGGAAAACTGCATATGTATAAGTTGTAGATATTTCCCACCTCGACCATTGCATATTTTGAGATTGTGAATTGTTAGTATACAACTGTATAATGTGATTTCAAAGGAAAAATACCTATTTCAGAGCTTTCTTCCTATGTCAGTGTAACATGTAAGTACTCTTCTGGTAACTTATAGGATCAATTCCTTCCTTGTTTTGAATTAATATCCATTTCTTCTGCAGGGGGACAGTGTTTTAGCAGTAGCTTCTGTTAGTTTCTCGGAGGGCTTCACTTCAACACTCGCTGATTGCTGGGAAATATCAGTGAGTGGTCTTATCTTTACTTCAAATATCAAGAACCTGTTTCATATTTTTGAAGGAGACATCCttttaatttgttgttttgattAATTATTCATATTTGTTTACAATTTGCATCAATAGTCTGCTTCCTAGCTCTTCATTGGTAAAAGTCAAACTCTTCACACAACACCAGAAAGAAATGTAAACAACCTTTAAAACAAGGGTACcgcagtaaaaaaaaaaaaaaaaaaaaaaaaaaaaacccaggaaATAAGAAGAAAACCAAAAGACAGGATGTAACTGAACACCTTAAAGATCATTCTGtccaagaaaaatataaattgaaaCCTGGAAGTCAAATGTGAAGATCTAAGAGGGAAACTGACCTCCTGATATAAAATATGTGCCTCAACATTGGACTGACTATGCTGTATGAAAATTTTTGTACATTGTGTGCAATTTGATTGGCAACTATATATGTTTTATCTTTCCTATGAAAAGAATTGTATAGTTTTTCTTCATCAATAGTACTGGTCGAACTCAGGCTCTATGCGCTGAAACTAGTGGAGGATATCATAAGACCTcagtaattaaattctaaaagaTTCAACAACTCATCATCATGTGAGATCTCATTCTGCCTGTTTTTTTGGTGCTCTGATTGCGAAACTCTGCGAGTTAGTAAATAGGTCTCCCATATGTTCTATCTCATCCTGCAAATAGCTATACCTGGGAATAATTGACATTCCTGTTAGCCGACTCTTCTATCAGTTCTAGGTTCTGAACTTGCATCCTGTTCAAAATTCCCAAAGGGGTTCTTAGCAGATCATGAATAGATTGATTCCTTCTTTCACTCCCTGGTTGTGAATGTTTAATCGATTCTTAATCTTCTGTTTTCATTGTCCTGTTCAAATATGCTAGATAAACTCCTTTGCCCTTATACTCAAATAATTAGCTATTTAAATCTCGGGTTTAGAAAATGCTATTCCTTTTCCATGAAAACAGTTCAAAAATCAACTACATTAACTGGGAAATACTTTATTCTCTCACACCTTGAAGCACCAATTCCTGTGCACTTTATTTATTCCATCTGCATCTGGTTCGTTGCAGGGAAAGAATTCACTCTATGCTTCACCAGATCAGTTCCAAAACTTGATCAAGCAGGTGCTTTCATGGGATATTCGCTCATTGTCTCAACGAAATCGACCTCATGATTCCTTCACCAAGTCAGAAAATGGGAAACAATTGAACGAATGTTCAGATGACTACCCTGGTGAAGAAGCTTCTAGCCCTGGAAGCGAACAGCCACCGCAGTCTCCCAGAGACATAATATATCACCTGACTTTAGAAGGATTGGATGTTTCATACAGACTCAATTGTGATGGCAGTGTTGTTGTAGAGAAAGTGACAGAAGCATCGAGCGTGACTAATAGTAGTCAAAAGCGATGTAATTACTCTACATGGAAAGACCATTTCGTGCCCCTTGAGAACTGATATTGTGTTtccacttttctttttctttccttctccttcagcTTCTATTTCCCCCTCTCCAAGGGCCTGATAGCCACTTTCTTCCAACTTCTTGTGCCCCTGATTTCTCTGTCTATAGTCCCTTTTTCCCTGGTTTCCTTCCTCCCTTCCACTTCCTTTCCATTTTTCCtccttttttcttccttctctcctcctttccactttccttcttccttccttctacttttttttaccttttttcatTCTGTcgtttcttcctttttccctttctttgcatcttctttccatctttttctcatttttcttccactTTCCTCGCACTTCACTCCATCTTCCACCCAAGCAACCCCATCCTTCGACTTCACATCTTGGTTTGGCTTCTCCATCTTTGTACCACGATTTTTCGCGTTTCACCCGGAAGGTGTGTAGAGTTTTCGCTCGGGTGTTCACACCACCACCTTCCTTGGGATTGTCTTTGATGGCACTGTTGCTAGTGGGTTGCTCTTTCCCACTGGCTTCCTTCGTTTTGGGTTTCACTTTGTTGGCCCTGTTGCTAACGGGTTGCTTCTTCCCGCAAGCTTCTTCCGATGTGTGGCAGCTACAGGTGTGGTGCTTGACGGTGTTTGGGGATTTGTGTTGGGGTTCTgttttcactctattttcttctacTTTTGGAGCTTTGTTTAGCTTGTTTTCAGGTGTGTGCAGGGAACGTTTGTTTTTGTTGGTTGGTTGGTAAGTGGCTTTCCGGCGACGGCGGGTTGAAGCTGCTAGGGTTTGTTTCGGTGTATTCTTTGTTTTGGGCTCTTTAGTTGCTTCTGAGGTCCTTTTTGTTTATGTGTATGGTATGTATTTGGCTATTTTCTTGTGTAATTATTGTGTTGGAATAAAGCacttttcacccaaaaaaaaaaagaaaaaaaagaactgATATTGTGTTTCGTGTTCTTTGGAATAATCATTTCATGGTGGAGGTCTGAATAGATAAGGATTTGAAACTCGAATTGAGTTAAATTGCTGGCCATAATCTTCTATTCAATACAATTTGTGTTATCCTGTAATTTGTGCCGGGTGGGGATGTACACTTTCTGGTTGTGTTATTGTGATAAAACCCGAGATTCTTAGTTACACGTGACGAGAGATATATAACCGGTGCAATCGACAATTGGGCTTGTAAGGAAGTGAAGTGCAGATTTAGTTCATGAATTCTTACTTAAGTGAAAATTATgactttgaattatttttttggtaaaataagtccataaattcattaaaaattgctaatttcatccctactattatattcaaagctattttatttaatttttcgtcaacttatGTAACTTGACACACTTTCGAGTGTAATACCGTTCTTTTCTCGTATAAAAGCCCTTAACATTATATAAGTTACAAATCTAACgtctaatttaccctccaaagttaacccaatacactatttctttatgtaaaattaccaatctaccctccaatgtgcatcacatgcaagtaacgtAATTTAAATTGgcggaaaattgaatatagtagcttgGAATATAGTATTAGAGATGTAATtggtaaatttttataatttaat
It encodes the following:
- the LOC103448304 gene encoding uncharacterized protein isoform X1, with the protein product MAYSYSTDESKWLRATITFALVALSASTAFSLYLLKRKSRDLDSKIGELQKSLKASSDICGAERQGRIRAQQALREALTQPKLDSLELTSYPMAPIGVVQSCFSTRNGTPRQPLLVPLSRACLIFNSARVPPASLEGLGEYSHCWVIYVFHLNTNLEKLWKDPTTSRFKAKVRVPRLNGERRGVFATRSPHRPCPIGLTVAKVQGSKTQSPFPHFFLGLQGAGRGCTHMLQGGAAPIYYKVEAVHRSMLLLSGVDLVDGTPVLDVKPYLPYSDSIQGARVPKWLTGDSVLAVASVSFSEGFTSTLADCWEISGKNSLYASPDQFQNLIKQVLSWDIRSLSQRNRPHDSFTKSENGKQLNECSDDYPGEEASSPGSEQPPQSPRDIIYHLTLEGLDVSYRLNCDGSVVVEKVTEASSVTNSSQKRCNYSTWKDHFVPLEN
- the LOC103448304 gene encoding uncharacterized protein isoform X2, yielding MAYSYSTDESKWLRATITFALVALSASTAFSLYLLKRKSRDLDSKIGELQKSLKASSDICGAERQGRIRAQQALREALTQPKLDSLELTSYPMAPIGVVQSCFSTRNGTPRQPLLVPLSRACLIFNSARVPPASLEGLGEYSHCWVIYVFHLNTNLEKLWKDPTTSRFKAKVRVPRLNGERRGVFATRSPHRPCPIGLTVAKVEAVHRSMLLLSGVDLVDGTPVLDVKPYLPYSDSIQGARVPKWLTGDSVLAVASVSFSEGFTSTLADCWEISGKNSLYASPDQFQNLIKQVLSWDIRSLSQRNRPHDSFTKSENGKQLNECSDDYPGEEASSPGSEQPPQSPRDIIYHLTLEGLDVSYRLNCDGSVVVEKVTEASSVTNSSQKRCNYSTWKDHFVPLEN